The Haloplanus natans DSM 17983 DNA segment ACGCCTCGAATCCCACGGCGAGCGGTTCGAGGTACTGATCGACCCCGACGCGGCGCTCGCGATCAAGCGCGGCGAGTTCGAGGGCGACCTAGAGGACGTGATCGCCGCCGAGGACGTGTTCGAGGATGCCTCCCGCGGCGACCGCCCGGCCGAAAACGACTTGGAGGAGGTGTTCGGCACGACCGAGCCACTCGAAATCATCCCCGAAGTCGTCAAGCGCGGCGAGATTCAGATCACGGCCGAGCAGCGCCGCGAAATGCAAGAACAGAAGCGCAAGCAGTTGATCAACCGCATCGCGCGCAACGCGGTCAACCCGCAGATGGACGACGCCCCGCACCCGCCCGAACGTATCGAACGGGCGCTGGAGGAAGCCGGCTTCCGCGTCGATCCGATGGAACGGGTCGAGACGCAGGTCGACGACGCCCTCGACGCCCTCCGACCCGTCATCCCCATCCGCTTCGCGGAGGTGACCGTCGCGGTGCAGGTACCGGCGGACAAAGCCGGGAGCGCACAGGCAAAGATCCGGGGCTTTGGCGACCTGGATCGGGAGGAGTGGCAGGCCGACGGCTCCTGGATCGGCGTGCTCACTTTCCCCGCGGGGATGCAAAACGAGTTCTACGACCTGGTGAACGAGGTGACGAGCGGCGAGGCGGAGACGCGGATCGTCAAAGACGAGGACGACCTGAACGTCAGGTAATTATCCCCGCCGGAAACCCAGCAGGAAGCCGCCGGTGAAGCCGGCTGAGACCGAAAGCGTCGAGAGGATGGTCGACGCCCAGCCGGGCGGCCCGCCCGACGCCGCGCCCTCACCGGTCTTCAGAAGGCCCGCCGACAGCCCCGCCCAGTCGACGGTGAGGATCCCGCGGGACTCCAGAAATTTGAACAGCGCGAGTTCGAGGCCGACGATGATCGCGATGATTTTCGCCAATTTCTTCGCGGCGAAGCCGATGATCCCCCCGATGACGGCCCCACCCCCGAACTCCAACCCCAGTTGTTGGGGATCGATCCCCAGTTGTAACCCGATCAGAAGCCAGTCCATACGTCCAGTGGGCCGGTAGCGGTTAAGTCGTTTGTGGCACGGCGCTCGCTTCCGTCACTCCGTGACGATCACCGTCCCGCGCATTCCGAGCAGGTTCTGTGGCTCGTCGAGTTCCGGCCGCCCCGGTGGGTGGTGGTAGTCGTCGAGCGTCTCGTCGGGATTGGGGAACGCCTCGGGCGCCCCGTGTGGCTCGCAGTAGTACGGGTAGACGCCCGGGTCGGCGAAGGTGTGTTCGAAGGGGCTGGGTTCGTCGACGCCCCTCGCCGAGTCGTGACCGACCGGGTGGCCGCTGTTGACGACCGTCGCCGGGTCGACGGTCGCGGTGTCACAGCCGTCCATGTCGTCCGGGAACTCGAAGATGATGACGTTGTGATGCACCGTCTCCGGGATGGCCGGGTTCACCTCGGTCTGGTCGACCCACTCCCAGCGCACCGTCGTGCCAGCCTCGACGCAGGTGACGGCCGGGTCGAACCCGAACGGCGCGACGCCGAACGGGTCGTACGCGACGCCCGTACCGACTCGCACCGTCGTGGTGTCGGCGACCGTCTCGCCGTCCCACTGGAGGCCGTCCATCAGCGCCAGATCGGTCGGTTCGTCCAGCAGGAACGCCCGTGTACAGGAATCGAGCGTGCAGTCGATGCCCGCGCCGTCGTTGTGACGGCACTGCTCCGTATAAAAAGAGAGGTCGAGCGTAGCCGAATCGCTCTGGACCTCGTTGCCGTGGTCGACCGGCAGCCACCACGCGAAGCCGGCCGAGTGAGTGGTCGTGGCCGAGAAACAGCCCTGTTCACCCGTGCCACCGCCCGCCTCGGCGTTCAGGTCGCCGCCGAACTCGATGCCAGGGACGGTGGTCATCGACAGGAGCTGTCGCAGGCTCCCGACGAAAGTCGGCGTCTCGTCGTCGTCCTGGTAGTCGTCGCCGTCGTCGACCCAGACGGCCGTCCGGACGGCGTCGAGGAGTTCCACGTCGTCGCCCTCGTCCGGATCGTCGGCCTCCGGTTCGGTCACGCCGTTCTCGCCCGCCGAGCGGAGCGTCGGGACGAACCAGACGTACCCGGGGTTGTCACAGAGCGCGAAGTCGAAGGTGACCTCCCCGAAATCGCCGGGTTTCACGTCGCCGAAATCGATCACCGGCTGTGTTAGGTCCTCGGCGTCGGTGCCCGGGTCGCAGTCGGTGGTGCCGTCGGCCGCGTACTGGGTGTTGGCGAGGAACGTCTCGGGGTCGTCGACGGCGATCAACCACGCGTCGTCTAGCGGCAAGCCCGTCTCGCCGGATTCGAGGTCGTTCGCGCTCCCCGCCGTCCCCGTGGGGCCGTCCCACATCCGCACCGTGACGCCGGCGCCGTCCTCGGGACTCCAGTCGGAGTAGTGTGCCGAGTAGGCGGCGTGCATATCCAGTTCGCCCGCCACCAGTCGGTTGTTCTGGAACGATTCCTCGTCGCTGAAGAAGGCACTCGTCCCCAGCCCCGCCCCCGCCGACGCGGCGCCGACGGTGCCGAGCGCGGCGAGCGCCTTCCGTCGTGAGAGTGTGAACTCCTGTGGCATCGTGGCTCCCCTCCCGGGGAGGTCCCACCGATGGAGTCGAACCATCGACTGGCGGCCGAACCGGGCGCGAGATGGGATATAGTTAGATTTATAACATAATAATTAATCGTTCATTATTCGGCGGCGA contains these protein-coding regions:
- a CDS encoding ribosome assembly factor SBDS encodes the protein MISLDEAVTARLESHGERFEVLIDPDAALAIKRGEFEGDLEDVIAAEDVFEDASRGDRPAENDLEEVFGTTEPLEIIPEVVKRGEIQITAEQRREMQEQKRKQLINRIARNAVNPQMDDAPHPPERIERALEEAGFRVDPMERVETQVDDALDALRPVIPIRFAEVTVAVQVPADKAGSAQAKIRGFGDLDREEWQADGSWIGVLTFPAGMQNEFYDLVNEVTSGEAETRIVKDEDDLNVR
- a CDS encoding FUN14 domain-containing protein; the protein is MDWLLIGLQLGIDPQQLGLEFGGGAVIGGIIGFAAKKLAKIIAIIVGLELALFKFLESRGILTVDWAGLSAGLLKTGEGAASGGPPGWASTILSTLSVSAGFTGGFLLGFRRG
- a CDS encoding plastocyanin/azurin family copper-binding protein yields the protein MPQEFTLSRRKALAALGTVGAASAGAGLGTSAFFSDEESFQNNRLVAGELDMHAAYSAHYSDWSPEDGAGVTVRMWDGPTGTAGSANDLESGETGLPLDDAWLIAVDDPETFLANTQYAADGTTDCDPGTDAEDLTQPVIDFGDVKPGDFGEVTFDFALCDNPGYVWFVPTLRSAGENGVTEPEADDPDEGDDVELLDAVRTAVWVDDGDDYQDDDETPTFVGSLRQLLSMTTVPGIEFGGDLNAEAGGGTGEQGCFSATTTHSAGFAWWLPVDHGNEVQSDSATLDLSFYTEQCRHNDGAGIDCTLDSCTRAFLLDEPTDLALMDGLQWDGETVADTTTVRVGTGVAYDPFGVAPFGFDPAVTCVEAGTTVRWEWVDQTEVNPAIPETVHHNVIIFEFPDDMDGCDTATVDPATVVNSGHPVGHDSARGVDEPSPFEHTFADPGVYPYYCEPHGAPEAFPNPDETLDDYHHPPGRPELDEPQNLLGMRGTVIVTE